Within Roseibium sp. HPY-6, the genomic segment GATCACGATCCTCATTCAAAGCGCATTTTCGATGCCAACGACTGGCGCAGTTTCAACATAACCGGAGAAGATGTCCGTCGCTCTCGCCGTGCCTATTTCGCCAATATCTCGTATCTCGACGACAAGATTGGCGAGATCCTACACGCGCTCGAGGCCATGCACCTGGCAGACGACACGACAATCCTGTTCGTTTCGGACCACGGCGACATGCTGGGCGAGCGTGGTCTCTGGTTCAAGATGACCTTCTTTGAAGGATCTTCGCGCGTCCCCTTGATGATCTGCGACAAGAACCTTTCCCCAAAGCATGTCACCGCACCTGTCAGCACGCTCGACGTATTGCCGACCGCCTGTGATCTGGTCGGCATCGACATGAGCGAAATCATGCCGTGGACCAATGGCGAGAGCCTGCTGCCACTCGCGACCGGAGAAGAGCGAAGCTCACCGGTCCTCATGGAATACGCCGCTGAAGCCTCCTACGCCCCGCTGGTCGGCATCCGCGAAGGTGACTGGAAGTACATTCACTGCGAGCTGGATCCGCCGCAACTCTTCAATCTTGCCGACGATCCGTTTGAGCTCGAAAATCTCGCAGAAGACCCGGCCTATGCCGACGCTTGCGAGCGGTTTGCCGACGCAGTTCGGGCGCGTTGGGACATGGGCGCTTTTGATGCGGAGGTTCGTCAGTCGCAAGCGCGGCGCTGGATCGTCTACGAAGCCCTTCGCAACGGCGCCTATTTCCCATGGGACTACCAGCCCCTCCAGAAAGCCTCCGAACGCTACATGCGCAACCATATGGATCTCAACGAGGTCGAGGAAGGACAGCGGTTTCCGAGGGGCGAGTGAGGTTGTCGCCTATTCGGCGAATGCCTCCAGCCCGATCGGAAATTCAGCGCCGGAT encodes:
- the betC gene encoding choline-sulfatase, with the translated sequence MTSRKNILILMVDQLNGTLFPDGPADFLHAPNLKNLAARSVRFQNTYTASPLCAPGRASFMSGQLPRRTGVYDNAAEFASDIPTYAHHLRRAGYTTCLSGKMHFVGPDQMHGFEERLTTDIYPADFGWTPDYRKPGERIDWWYHNMGSVTGAGIAEISNQMEYDDDVAFQAVRKIYDYGRGKYDRPFCLTVSFTHPHDPYVARKKYWDLYEDCEHLLPEIPAMDYEDHDPHSKRIFDANDWRSFNITGEDVRRSRRAYFANISYLDDKIGEILHALEAMHLADDTTILFVSDHGDMLGERGLWFKMTFFEGSSRVPLMICDKNLSPKHVTAPVSTLDVLPTACDLVGIDMSEIMPWTNGESLLPLATGEERSSPVLMEYAAEASYAPLVGIREGDWKYIHCELDPPQLFNLADDPFELENLAEDPAYADACERFADAVRARWDMGAFDAEVRQSQARRWIVYEALRNGAYFPWDYQPLQKASERYMRNHMDLNEVEEGQRFPRGE